A part of Magnetococcales bacterium genomic DNA contains:
- the mgtE gene encoding magnesium transporter produces the protein MSMMILEDEKKADQPTTNSRIVDAVNRLYRKGSTFHLTQLLGKLKPLELAQVLNDFPEHKSNALFALVKAPELAARVLMLVTDGLRNHLLTHCELEKALAVMENLSRDERNRCISGMDEESAKRLMEAMRQEPQEEGEDLLQYKQGTAGSLMTTSIFALPEMTTAAEAIDAIQDLSDHDSVFYLYMVDDLKRLTGVCSIRKLILSDPHKPLKEFAQSRLIKVHIDTPQGEVANQVSKYRLLAVPVVDDDGVLIGQIAIDDLVHVIQEEHTESLMKMAGVDKKASDVMSQTPLQIFKTRVPWLVTAFIAYLLVSAILGGFEETLEKVVQLSFFFPIVIGMAGNAGSQTGAVVVRGLALGLVNPSHYFKLLAKELGANVVQGSVYGFALAVAAYLIFQNVQLSMVVGPALVANITASSFIALSLPFFFKRLGADPAVAAGPLALAFIDLVGSTNYLVIAFLVYGF, from the coding sequence ATGAGCATGATGATACTGGAAGACGAGAAGAAAGCCGATCAGCCGACCACCAACTCGCGCATCGTCGATGCGGTCAACCGCCTCTATCGCAAAGGCTCCACCTTTCATCTGACCCAACTGCTGGGCAAGTTGAAGCCGTTGGAGCTGGCCCAGGTTCTGAACGACTTTCCCGAACACAAGTCCAACGCGCTGTTCGCCCTGGTCAAGGCTCCGGAGCTGGCGGCGCGGGTGCTGATGCTGGTTACGGATGGGCTGCGCAACCATCTGCTGACCCATTGTGAGCTGGAAAAGGCTCTCGCGGTCATGGAGAACCTGTCGCGGGACGAGCGCAACCGGTGCATCAGCGGCATGGACGAGGAGTCGGCCAAGCGCCTGATGGAGGCCATGCGCCAGGAGCCTCAGGAGGAGGGCGAGGATCTGCTGCAGTACAAGCAGGGCACCGCCGGCTCCCTGATGACCACCAGCATCTTCGCCTTGCCGGAGATGACCACCGCCGCCGAGGCCATCGACGCCATTCAGGATCTTTCGGACCACGATTCGGTCTTTTATCTCTATATGGTGGACGATCTGAAACGGCTGACCGGGGTTTGCTCCATTCGCAAGCTGATTCTCTCCGATCCGCACAAGCCTCTGAAGGAGTTCGCCCAGTCGCGTCTGATCAAGGTCCACATTGACACCCCCCAGGGGGAGGTGGCCAATCAGGTTTCCAAATACCGTCTGCTGGCGGTGCCGGTGGTGGATGACGACGGGGTGTTGATCGGGCAGATTGCCATCGACGATCTGGTGCATGTCATTCAGGAGGAGCACACCGAGTCGTTGATGAAGATGGCGGGTGTGGACAAGAAGGCTTCCGATGTCATGTCCCAGACCCCGTTGCAGATATTCAAGACCCGGGTGCCCTGGCTGGTGACGGCGTTCATTGCCTATCTGCTGGTTTCGGCCATTCTGGGCGGATTCGAGGAGACCCTGGAGAAGGTGGTGCAGTTGTCCTTCTTCTTCCCCATCGTCATCGGCATGGCGGGCAACGCCGGTTCGCAGACCGGTGCGGTGGTGGTGCGGGGTCTGGCGCTGGGGCTGGTGAATCCGAGTCACTATTTCAAGCTGCTGGCCAAGGAGTTGGGGGCCAATGTGGTTCAGGGCAGCGTCTACGGATTTGCCCTGGCGGTGGCGGCCTATCTCATCTTCCAGAACGTGCAACTCTCCATGGTGGTGGGGCCGGCGTTGGTGGCCAACATCACCGCCTCGTCGTTCATCGCCCTGTCGCTGCCCTTCTTCTTCAAACGGCTGGGGGCCGATCCGGCGGTGGCGGCGGGTCCGCTGGCCCTGGCCTTCATCGATCTGGTGGGTTCGACCAACTATCTGGTCATCGCTTTTCTGGTCTACGGGTTTTAG